The Vibrio gazogenes DNA segment TTCTGTAGAATGATTTATCTTGGCAACTATTCCTAATCTTCATGCTCACAGAGGCCTGCTTTATGAAAGACTTTTTGATTGCCCCTTCCATCCTTTCTGCTGATTTAGCCCGTTTAGGGGAGGATGTTGTTGATGTCCTCAACGCTGGCGCGGATGTGATTCATTTTGATGTCATGGACAACCATTATGTGCCGAATTTGACGTTTGGTGCGCCGGTTTGCAAAGCATTGCGTGACTATGGTGTCACGGCACCGATTGATGTCCACTTGATGGTCAAACCGGTCGACCGTCTCATTCCGGATTTTGCTGAAGCCGGTGCATCGATGATTACTTTTCATGTCGAAGCCTCTGAGCATGTTGATCGAACGTTGCAACTGATCAAATCGCATGGTTGTCAGGCCGGTGTTGTGCTGAATCCTGCGACGCCG contains these protein-coding regions:
- the rpe gene encoding ribulose-phosphate 3-epimerase; translation: MKDFLIAPSILSADLARLGEDVVDVLNAGADVIHFDVMDNHYVPNLTFGAPVCKALRDYGVTAPIDVHLMVKPVDRLIPDFAEAGASMITFHVEASEHVDRTLQLIKSHGCQAGVVLNPATPLTHLDYLMDKVDLILLMSVNPGFGGQSFIPHTLDKLNTVRERINASGRQIRLEIDGGVKVDNIREIAEAGADMFVAGSAIFGQSDYQQVIDAMRAELAQVKR